In the genome of Blastopirellula retiformator, the window GCCCGAGACCAAGACTGAGTACGTGGTGACCCCGAACGTCGACCATGCGGTGATATTGCAGGGAAATCCGGAACTGCAAGCGGCTTATGCCGACGCACGCTGGGTGTTGGCCGATGGCTGGCCGGTCGTCTGGGCGTCGCGCCTGTTGCGGCAACCGCTGCCTGACCGGGTCGCCGGATCGGATCTGGCGCCGGCCCTATTTGCCGACGCGACCGAAGCGAAACCGCTGACGGTCTTCCTGCTGGGCGCTGCGCCCGGAGTGGCGCCGCGAGCGGCGACCGAGATTCAGAAGCGTTGGCCGCACGTGAACGTCTGCGGGACCTACAGTCCGCCGCTCGGTTTCGAGCGGGACGATGCTGAGAACGAGCGGATCGTCGAGATGATCAACGCCGCGGCGCCGCAGTTGTTGATCTTGGGATTGGGGGCGCCGAAGCAAGAGCTGTGGATCGCCCGGCACCATGACCGCCTGCAGGTGAAAGCGGCCGTTTGTGCCGGAGCGACGATCGACTTTCTCGCCGGCGAAAAGCGTCGGGCGCCGCGCTGGATGCAGCGAAGCGGCATCGAGTGGCTCCACCGGATGCTCGTCGACCCGAAGCGTCTGGTTCGCCGCTATGTGCGCGACGCGATCGTCTTTCCGACGCTGGTGTGGCGCGAGTGGCTGCATGTCGGCCCGCCTGAGTCGTCTACGTCGCACTAGCCCACTGTCACACGACAAGTTTCTACGCCATGCTTTTTCCGCGTCTTCGCGGGATAAGCATGTCTTCGGTGAGTATTGAAAAGCGAAAAGCCATGCTCATCCGGCGAAGACGTCGCAAGAGCATGGCTCCAAATAACCGAAGGGTTTAGTGTCGAAGTAGCGTCGCGGACCGACTACTTCGAGCTTATCTCATGCACCATGTCGACTAGCGCGATGGCGTTGTCGACCGGCGTCTGCTGTAGGATGCCGTGGCCCAGGTTGAAGATATGCCCGGGGCGGCCCGCCGCTTGGTCGAGGACGTCCTTTGCGCGGCGGCGGATTTCGAGCGGATCGGCCAATAGCGAGACCGGGTCGAGATTCCCTTGCACGGCGAAGTTCTCGCCAATCGTGTTCCAAGCGTCGGCCAGGCCGATTCGCCAATCGACGCCGACGACCGCCGGGCCGGCTTCGGCCAACAGCGGCAACAGCGCCGGGTTGCCGGTCGCAAAGTTGATGATCGGCGTGCCCGGCGTGATGCCGGCGACGATCTCTTTCATGTGGGGAAGCAAATAGCGGCGATAATCGGCCGGCGATAGGCAGCCTGCCCACGAGTCGAAGATCTGCACGCACTGCGCTCCGGCGGCGATCTGCGCGTTCAGGTAAACGGTGACCGCGCGAACCAGACGTTCCATCAACGCTCGCCACGCATCCGGATCACGGTACATCAGCGTCTTGGTAAACAGGTAGTTGCGGCTGGCGCCCCCTTCGATCGCATAGCTGGCCAGCGTAAACGGCGCTCCGGCGAAACCGATCACCGGGATATGTTCCGGCATGTCGGCGCGGGTCTGCCGAACCGTTTCCATCACGTAGTGCAGCGAGTCGGCGCTTTCCAGCTCTAGCACGCGGTCGATGTCGGCACTTTCGCGGATCGGATTATGGATGACCGGGCCTTCGCCTTGAGCGTATTCCAGGTCGAGACCCATCGGCTCCAAAATCGGCAACAAGTCCGAGAAGATAATCGCCGCGTCGACTCCCAGCTTGTTGACGGCGGTGCACATCACCTCGCTGCAGAGTTGCGGATTCTTGCAGAGTTCCAGGAAGGTGGTCTTGGCCCGCACTTCGCGATACTCGGCCATGTAGCGGCCCGCTTGTCGCATCAGCCAAACCGGCGTTACGTCGGTCGGCTCGCGACGACAGGCTTTCATGAACGGACTGTCGTACCATTTGGCGGTGCGGGGATCGGCCTGGGGCGTGCTGGCGGACAAGACGGCTCTCACTTGTTTTTTGCGAACGAGGATGTCGTGGGACTTCTCGGCCGCCGCAGCGACCAGCGGTCCCATTTTGGGATGGATCGGTTCAATGTCGACCGGCAGGCCGAACTCGCGGAGCCGTTCGCTCATCGTCGGTCCGACCGACGCAATCACGACGGTCCGCATCGCCGCCAGCAGTTCCTCTTTGCGGCGCTGGCGTTCGGCCAGGATCAACAGATGGTTCAGCTGATTGGCCGAGGTGAACATCACGACGTCGACTTCTCCCTGGATGATGCGTTCCAGGTTCTTCGCCAACGGCTGCGTATCAAGCGGCAAGTCCCAGTCGTAGACGTGTACCTGCACCACTTCGGCTCCGCGGGCCTCTAAGCCGGCGATCAAACTAGGATTAGCGACGCCATACTCCTGCAGGCCGATCTTCAGATTGGCGATGGGGAACTGAGCGTCCAGCGTCTGCAGCAGTTCGCGCCAGGTGTTCGGCTCAGGCACGCGGATCGACGGCGTCAGTCCTTCGGCCTTCATCGCCGCCATCGGTTTGGGGCCGCGGACGATGGTGGGAATGTCCGACAGGGCGTCAAGAAATTGCTGGCGATCAACATGCCGCTCGATCGCTTTCATTAGATGTTGAAAGCCGACGCCGGTCATGAAGATCACGGCGTCAATCTGGCCGGTGATAACATGATTGGCGAAATCGATGGCGTCCCGGTTTTCTTCGAGCGGAACTTCCCGCATGGACGGACTGACCAGCGCCTGGCCGCCGAACTTTTCGATCAGCGTCCCCATTTCTTCGCCGCGGCGACTCTCAAACGACGCGACGCGAAGCTGGTTGAAGCTGCTTTTTCCCGATGCCATCAATTCGATTCCCCGCGGTCAAAACCGGAAGCTCAGACGTCCGTAGTCCCTCAATTGTACGGGCAACCGGGCGTTTCGTCGTTGGGGGGAGGGCCGGCCAGCGGTTGGGCGAGGCTTTAGCAGTCCGTTGATTTTCTCGATGGCCTGCGTGATCGCAGGGATCCGCGATGAGCTACGCTCTGAGCCTGGCGAGGTTGAAAAATGCCACGATGGCATTTTTCAACAAGCAGTTAGCGATTCTCGGGGCGAATCAGCAGTTCCGGCTTGTCCAGGAACATGTAGTGCCCATGGTCGGCCGTGACGATCAGGACCGACTCGTCCCAGTTGCTGTTCTCTTCGACCCAATCGGTGATCGCCTTGACGGCCGAGTCGCCGCTGTTGACGGCGCCGATCGACGCATCGAGATTGTTCGAGTGGTTCGCCCAGTCGACGTCCCCCGATTCGACCAGGAGCCAAAAACCCTTGTCGTTCTTCGAGAGGACCTCGATCGCCGCCGTGGTCATATCAGCCAGCATCGGGTTTTCTTTCAGGTCGGCTTCGTCGTATTTGATTCCTTTCTTGGCTACCCCCAAAGCCGGGTGATAGTCCCCTTCGCCCGAGAGAAACGGCAGATGGGCGCCTGCATCGCCGCCGCCGGCAACGCCGAAGAAGCCAAACAGACGCTGTCCCGTCTTGGCCGCTTGGGCCGCAGCCGACGCGAGAACCTGCCGGCCATCTTCGCCGGGGGTGCGCGTCGCGACGATGTACTTGCCGCCGTTTTCGACGTTCAGCTTTTTCAGGTCTTCGTCGGCCAGATACTTGTTGCCGGGCACGAAGTTGTCTCCCTGTCCCTTGTCGCTGGTCGTGTTAACGCCATAGCCGGCGCCGATCAAGACATCGAGTCCGCGGAGCGGCGTCTCTGGGTTGTTTGATGAGGGGAGTCCCAGCAAATCGCGGGTGATGTCCTGATAGTCATTGCGGGAAACGTTGTAGGCGTACGATGCGCCGGGGGTGGCGTGGCTGATCGGCACGCTAGTGACCGCCCCGGCCAAGTACCCTTGTTCCTGGGCCAGGTGCGCCAGCGTTTTGGGGCGTTCGCCATGCGGGCCGACGCCGATCGCCGCGTTATAGGTCTTGATGCCTCCCATCATGCTCGTCGCGCTGCTCGCCGAGTCGGTGTAAGCATGTTTGACGCCATCGTCGGTGCTGGACCGACCGATCAGGTATTCAATATCGGTCGGCATCTGCCATGGAGCGGAACCAGCTTGCGTCACGTCGTAGCCGCCAAACAGTCCACCTCCGGCTGACTTGACGATTTGCTTATTAATGTCGACGTTGGCGCCATCGCAGAACGGGCTTGTCACCATCAAGCCGAACTGGGTCGTGCCGTTGGCCTGGTACTCTTGGAAGTGGGTGCCGACGCCGCGTCCTTCGGTATAAGGGATGCGTTGGGTGTTCCAGATCGCGGCGGCCTGGGTGGTTTGCCAATCCATCCCGTCGAAGACGACCAGAAAGATATTCTTCTTGCCTGCATCGAGCGCCGCTTTCTGCAGATCAAAGAGATTGGTTTGATCCAAGTAATCGGCGGCCGGATTGACGGTCGCTTGGGTCGGCTTGCCGTAGATGCGGCGAAGCTTGTTCTCGCTGCGGTAGGGGCTGTTTTCGCCGGTGTAACTGTTGAGATCGATTCCGTTGGGCTGCCCCTTTGTCCCGAAGGTATAGACTGGGATCAAGCGATTGGAGTGGGACGTCCAGGAACTGTACTTCTTCGGATCCGGTCCCCAGTGCACGGCGTCGCTATGTCCGGTGGTAATGCCTTGTTCTTGCAGTTGGTGTAAGTAGTCGCCGCCCATGGCGGTCGAAACGAGCATACCGAGGATGAACGAGAGCAGTACGGCGAGAATCGTGCGGTCCAATGCGAC includes:
- a CDS encoding WecB/TagA/CpsF family glycosyltransferase, which translates into the protein MSRRVKLFGVEIDALRMPEVVSQIRRQLDSPETKTEYVVTPNVDHAVILQGNPELQAAYADARWVLADGWPVVWASRLLRQPLPDRVAGSDLAPALFADATEAKPLTVFLLGAAPGVAPRAATEIQKRWPHVNVCGTYSPPLGFERDDAENERIVEMINAAAPQLLILGLGAPKQELWIARHHDRLQVKAAVCAGATIDFLAGEKRRAPRWMQRSGIEWLHRMLVDPKRLVRRYVRDAIVFPTLVWREWLHVGPPESSTSH
- the hemE gene encoding uroporphyrinogen decarboxylase; this translates as MASGKSSFNQLRVASFESRRGEEMGTLIEKFGGQALVSPSMREVPLEENRDAIDFANHVITGQIDAVIFMTGVGFQHLMKAIERHVDRQQFLDALSDIPTIVRGPKPMAAMKAEGLTPSIRVPEPNTWRELLQTLDAQFPIANLKIGLQEYGVANPSLIAGLEARGAEVVQVHVYDWDLPLDTQPLAKNLERIIQGEVDVVMFTSANQLNHLLILAERQRRKEELLAAMRTVVIASVGPTMSERLREFGLPVDIEPIHPKMGPLVAAAAEKSHDILVRKKQVRAVLSASTPQADPRTAKWYDSPFMKACRREPTDVTPVWLMRQAGRYMAEYREVRAKTTFLELCKNPQLCSEVMCTAVNKLGVDAAIIFSDLLPILEPMGLDLEYAQGEGPVIHNPIRESADIDRVLELESADSLHYVMETVRQTRADMPEHIPVIGFAGAPFTLASYAIEGGASRNYLFTKTLMYRDPDAWRALMERLVRAVTVYLNAQIAAGAQCVQIFDSWAGCLSPADYRRYLLPHMKEIVAGITPGTPIINFATGNPALLPLLAEAGPAVVGVDWRIGLADAWNTIGENFAVQGNLDPVSLLADPLEIRRRAKDVLDQAAGRPGHIFNLGHGILQQTPVDNAIALVDMVHEISSK
- a CDS encoding alkaline phosphatase, whose protein sequence is MDRTILAVLLSFILGMLVSTAMGGDYLHQLQEQGITTGHSDAVHWGPDPKKYSSWTSHSNRLIPVYTFGTKGQPNGIDLNSYTGENSPYRSENKLRRIYGKPTQATVNPAADYLDQTNLFDLQKAALDAGKKNIFLVVFDGMDWQTTQAAAIWNTQRIPYTEGRGVGTHFQEYQANGTTQFGLMVTSPFCDGANVDINKQIVKSAGGGLFGGYDVTQAGSAPWQMPTDIEYLIGRSSTDDGVKHAYTDSASSATSMMGGIKTYNAAIGVGPHGERPKTLAHLAQEQGYLAGAVTSVPISHATPGASYAYNVSRNDYQDITRDLLGLPSSNNPETPLRGLDVLIGAGYGVNTTSDKGQGDNFVPGNKYLADEDLKKLNVENGGKYIVATRTPGEDGRQVLASAAAQAAKTGQRLFGFFGVAGGGDAGAHLPFLSGEGDYHPALGVAKKGIKYDEADLKENPMLADMTTAAIEVLSKNDKGFWLLVESGDVDWANHSNNLDASIGAVNSGDSAVKAITDWVEENSNWDESVLIVTADHGHYMFLDKPELLIRPENR